TTTCCTCAAAGGAACTCACTAACTTGATTGTCGGAGCTTCATTCCGGGATCACCTCTTGGACGACGTCTGACGATCTTGTTTTCTTTGTTGTGATTCTCAGGCTTACCTTTTTCACCCCTCAAGAAGACAGAGTCAAGTCAGAGACATATCACAACAGTTGGCACCATCCAGGCGTGCACTCAGTATTATACAACCCATCTAAAGACGTTTCGTGCTGGAGATAATGGACAAAGGACCCATATGGTTGAACGTTTGTGACACCAGCTCAGTCAGACCAATGCAGTCCCTCGACGAGAGCGGCCCGTCAACACTAGAAGGGATACTGCCCATTCAAACAACGACAAAGCCGACAATCGGGTCCGCAACGGAGTTCATTTTCAGTTTATGGAGACTGTCGCACGTCGCAATGGAACACTCGGCCACGGCACCGACCGCAGCGCCTCAAAGAGCGTTGACCGACCAATCATAATTAACATTAAATCGACCACCGACACCATTGCGACAGGCGGGAACCAGCACCTTGTTCCCCACTACCATTCTACCCACTACACACTTGTCGTCCATAGGTCATCAGTCTTCCCTGATGGCCGGTATGTCGCACATCCCGCTATCCGCACAGAAACCAACGTTCAACCCATACTGTAACGCTCTGTAATTCTCCAaggtattatatatatgttgggttaATTAATTGAATTGGTTTGGGCTTGGACCCATTGGGTCCTTATGATTGGGCTTAAGagtttcgtacgcgaggcgtaccactctaagtacgcgcaacgtactcacaAGATATGGTCACGGATTCCATGCGCGTACACGCTACGTACCAAAGGGTACGCACAGCGTACGAAAGCAgtccccaaaaccctaaaatttagggttgacccctatataaagaacattatgcccTAAATCCTAACAACCCCTCACCCTTAAGCAGatcccacgaaaccctaatcccttgtttgtgtgttttgagcatagaagatcattttggagtgtatcttggtgttttgaaggaaGGTAGCCATTGTTGAAGCGTCATCAAAGGAGCAAAGGCTTATAGATCCAAAAACTCATCAACATTTGGCGTTCATATAACatataaagctttgaacttggtgtttatttgcttagatctcttgTGTTGGGTTttatggacctttttggtcccaaggatgaagCTTTATTGTCCAAATGTGTTTCCAAGGTGTGGATTTGCCACTCTTAGTGCTATTTGGGACCTAGAACCATAAAGTTGCCATTTTTTAGGATAAAATccacccatgcatgagttaaggtCATTTTTATGAAAGTTTATTGCTATTTCTTGAGATTGGAACTTTTTGGGACATgctaagtcaccaagtcagtgactttatgggtcaAGACGTCTAATAGAGCTCAAATATGTGGTTTGGACCAGTTGTTGGAAGAATTAAGTGCTCAATGACCAAAAAGGACTTAACAgaagagtacgatgggcgtacaagtCGGTATGCGCAACGTACAGGACaagttggtattgatagctcggggagtcatcggagcagccgttagagattccttacCGTGAGATTCAACATTCAAGTGAGTTTTCCTCCTgtttgaacgggtcgaaggcaccaatgccaacccatatTTATGACTGTATGTATTCCAGACTATGGTCCGATGCTGGGGCAGTGCCCgatgtatgtttatatgttttccgGATTATGATCTTATGTCGGGcgatgcccgaggaatgtttgtaggcttgatgtcttcgtgattcttgcatgtatcTGTATTCGTATGCTTTTCAGATTATAGTCCGATGTCGGGCGATGCCCAAGTAATGTTTATATGCTTTctagatttcggtccgatgctgggcggggcccgaggaatgtttatatgtttatgttatgtgattattctaTGTGTATTTgtggatatgtttatatgtataccgagctttgCTCGATGCCGAGCGATGCCCGATGCCGGACACTGTCTGATGTTGGGCGGGGCACGATGAAGGGGCGGGGCCcacgatatgtttatatgtgaatggtatgtggtagtttggggaaactcattaagcttcgttcttacggttttcagttttggtttcaggtacttctggtagcaaagggaagagctcgagatgactacattgcacacaccatgatgttttagcctgggatgtttactctgatatattttgacatatgttttgatatggatataccgttatgatgttttgagatactatgacttatgttttgataactatgcttttatttaataataaaaaaatgaaatttttggtcatgaatttttgggatgttacacatactCATACCACTACCAAGGTGTGTATCCCCAACAATGTAGCCACAAAGTCACAATAGTGAAGGCACACCAGTGCAGGAGATGAGCTCACACACTACAAGGCCAGCGGAGTCAAGTTCACAACCAAACCAACTGATGCATACATACTCCATACAGGCATCGTACATACCACAAGTAACCATGTACAACTATGGGTACCAATACAAGTATGGCCAAGGGTACAACAACCCATACCACGTACAACAGGTGATGGTTGGCAGAGCATTCACCTACCCACACATGCACAACCTGGTCACGAGCATCAGCTTGACATTCTGCCAAGAGCTTTTACAGTACGAAATACCGCATTCGGACATGATCCCAAACATTCCAAAGTATGATGGCAAGACAGATCCTGATGAGCATGTAGGCACCTACGAATGGACAATGACATCACTATGGATGGACAAGAGGCTCACTTGCACCAACTTCCTAGTCATGTTGTCAGGAAACGCTAGCAAATGGTTCAAGGAACTGCGTCCGGGAAGTTTCTCCAACTTTGAACAATTCAGGTATCTTTTCCTAAAAAAATTTATGCAATTGAGGAAAATGAAAGGAGATGCCAACTTCATTATGTCATGCAAACAAAAAGAGGGAGAGTCCATCCGAGTGTACAACGAACGATTTACCCTCGTAACTCTGAGCGTACCCGGTCATGAAGTGTTTCTAGTCACATGTGCTTTCGCCAAAGGGTTACTCCCAGGCCCCCTGTCGAGGAAAATGCAAGGAACAGTGCCAAAATCTAGGGATGAACTGAAGTATAGGGTCGAAAAATACCCCAAGAAAATCGAGGGAGAAGAGCGCAAAGAAGCCAATCTAAAAGTTGTAGCAAATGCATACCTCAAACAAGAATCAGATGATTCCCACTCCCACCATAGTCACAAGGAGCGTCATGATGGAAGTCACAATAAGCATAACAGACATTCGGGACATTCAACTCCCAAGTTTCGCCCATTCATCAAGGATAAGCCCAGGAGCCATAGGCTTGAAGTAAATACTCTGGAAAAAACCCCCTCAACGGGTGGAAAAAGAAAAAGGGAAGAATTACGAATACCATAAGAGCAAAACCTACGACATCGGAGAATGCACAATCCTCAAAAGAGAAGTAGCAGACAAGCAATTGAATGGAAACCTCACGGATATCGCGAAGACCCTACGATCAAAATTCGAATCCGAACAAAAAGACGGGCAAACCCGGAAGGAAGCGAATAAATAGCCAATCAAAAAGGACAAGCTCTTCACAATCGCGAAGCCCCCGAACAGAGCCATGAACCGATCAGCAAACAATAGCATCGATGCCCTACTTAGCGATACTCTGAACATAAGTTTCTCACTGGGAGACCCACAAACACCCGAATGGGACCCTAAAGACCCAATCATAATCTCCGCTTACATCCAACAACATTAGATTTGGCGAGCCTTGGTCGACACTGGCAGCAACATCGACTTCCTTTACGGGCACTGTTTCGAACGACTCCCGACATCCTAGAAAAAGAATCTAAAATCACCGAACCGATTCCCACTCGTTGGCTTCACATGACACAAGTTGTGGTCGCTCGGGACCATAAGCCTCCCATTGACAATACTCAACCACGATGGGAAGGAAAAGGTAACGTGGATAATCGAATTCTCAGTAGTAAAACAAAGTTCTGAAGACGATATGATCCTTAGGAGGCCAGCCCTTTTCCGGTTCCAAGCTATCCCATCAACAATACATGGTATAGTAAAATTTAGGATGACCAACAACACGACAATAATGGCCGTCCTCAACCCACGGGCAAAGCAACAAGGGGCGATCGCCGCTTGGGCTACCGTGCACATTCCATGAAGGCGGCGCACAAAAATAATCACCACCTAGATCCAGGACAGGGGGAAAAGTCGCCACCCCCCACACAAACAGCCCAGGGGGGAGAAGGGTACGATAGCAAAAACATTACCATGCTAGAAACATTGAGGATAATCAGCATAAACACCAAGCAAGGTTGGATACCGTTAAGCCTACAAACATGCCGTCACACAGTGAAAGACCAGAGCACGGAAAAAAAGGAAACAATAGGGCATAAGCGCGAAGTCTCATGGCTCGACCAGAAGAGCAAGGGGGAAACCGCTAAAGCCAGAGCAGCAAGGGTAGGTAGCTACCCTAGAAAGGAAGATGTCGATAGGAGACCCACCACAACTGTAAGGGCCCACAACTGGAAAAGGCTTTTTCAGGACAATATCTAGTCTGGAACCTCGCAAACAACAGAGGGAACATCGAACCACAAAGGAGCCAAAGAGTCATAATAACACAAACACGCACGATGAACAAGACGAGATCATCCCTGAATGATAACCAGGTAACCAGAACCGGGGAATGGAGAAAATTAAAGACCGTCCTCCAAAAAACAGCCAACCATGGTCCACGCACGAGCACGAATGCTGAAGAGCTCATGGACACGAGCCGCCAAGGGACACAAACCATGAAAGACCTAGAAGAAGAATTCGCTCCAATAGCCTGGGAGCCCCATAGCCCAAACCAATAGGCTTAGAATGGGGGAGGGGGGAACCCAGGGAATGGGCCAAGTGATCAAACTCCTAACGAATAATCACGCCCCAATGAGCTAGCCCAAGAGCTAGGCCTAGTATAGCATCAGCTATCCCGCCCCGATACCTATCTAATGATGTAGATGTCTCTAAGACACTAGAAAATATGCAATTAAAAGTTATGATTTGAAACACACGCGTATTAACATGCATTCATACAAATGGAAAACAAAGATAGAATGATCATCCGCACCACTTACATGAAACCATTGCAATAAATACAAAGCCTCAAAGGCTCACAACCTTTCCCTAATAAAATCCCGTTTTGGTTAAGGACAGTGAGAATTAGGATGTGGGATAGCTAGAGGCTATGAAGGGTCATAACCTTTGCCTCGCAACAAAACAATATCTAAGCGTTAAAGCCCTGGGATGACAACCCTGgcatgaattaattaatcaaactcAGAGACAAGGGCCCCTGGAGCCCAGAACTCTGAATAAAAGTCTAAAAGGAAAAAGAGGGGAAAAGATTAAAAGGCAGTAACCAAAACAGCTAACCCTCGCTTAACAGAGAAAATTGCTTGCCAATCTCTCACCTAAT
The genomic region above belongs to Lactuca sativa cultivar Salinas chromosome 4, Lsat_Salinas_v11, whole genome shotgun sequence and contains:
- the LOC111886204 gene encoding uncharacterized protein LOC111886204 codes for the protein MIPNIPKYDGKTDPDEHVGTYEWTMTSLWMDKRLTCTNFLVMLSGNASKWFKELRPGSFSNFEQFRYLFLKKFMQLRKMKGDANFIMSCKQKEGESIRVYNERFTLVTLSVPGHEVFLVTCAFAKGLLPGPLSRKMQGTVPKSRDELKYRVEKYPKKIEGEERKEANLKVVANAYLKQESDDSHSHHSHKERHDGSHNKHNRHSGHSTPKFRPFIKDKPRSHRLEVNTLEKTPSTGGKRKREELRIP